From the genome of Pungitius pungitius chromosome 21, fPunPun2.1, whole genome shotgun sequence, one region includes:
- the chrm3b gene encoding muscarinic acetylcholine receptor M3, with amino-acid sequence MNLTSSSDSIHLLTNRSSGGSYNELAILSDSVGGWKQHNVTHISRHGGNFTDSPVNGTLILPAEDFDPLGGHTVLQVIVIVFLTGSLSLVTVVGNILVLVSFKINKALKTVNNYYLLSLAFADLTIGTLSMNLYTTYIIMDQWALGPVVCDLWLAIDYVASNASVMNLLVISFDRYFSVTRPLTYRAKRTTKRAMTMIGLAWSVSFILWAPAILFWQYIVGERTVQPNECYIQFLSEPIITFSTAVAAFYLPVTIMSFLFWKIYQETEKRVKDMQGLKASGSGNSQSQAQNQGTISSQSCSSYDLNELASDKDSKKNASIPGGTGSKARCAASCFRFSLLLSGRNASKRSVNSTIAIVGETEQSSCDSLNNNQDGAQSGSEDESDGADPTRPRTDAKKSRRVKNKDKQSSKKSQKGLQSNPANSSPADQSTAAITIKDATMAKRFASKAKTEVNKRKNEKKANEKKAARTLSAILFVFITTWLPYNIMVLVNTFCQDCIPETLWALGYWLCYVNSTINPICYALCNKTFRTTFRDILMCQWNQKKNQPNFPQRKAVAFKKKDPI; translated from the exons ATGAACCTGACCTCCAGCTCTGATTCCATCCACTTGCTCACCAACAGGTCATCTG GTGGTTCGTACAATGAGTTGGCCATATTATCTGACAGTGTTGGAGGATGGAAGCAGCATAATGTCACTCATATCTCAAGGCACGGAGGGAATTTCACAGATTCACCAGTTAACGGGACATTAATCCTGCCAGCAGAGGATTTTGACCCATTGGGTGGACATACTGTCTTGCAG GTCATCGTAATTGTCTTCCTCACTGGATCACTTTCTCTTGTCACGGTTGTTGGCAATATCCTTGTGTTGGTGTCCTTCAAGATCAATAAGGCCCTGAAGACAGTGAACAACTACTACCTGCTTAGCCTAGCATTTGCTGACCTTACCATTGGCACGCTGTCAATGAACCTATACACCACTTACATCATCATGGACCAATGGGCTCTGGGACCAGTGGTGTGTGACTTATGGCTTGCAATAGACTATGTGGCCAGTAACGCTTCGGTCATGAACTTGCTTGTCATCAGCTTTGACag GTATTTCTCTGTTACCAGACCTTTGACATACCGGGCCAAGCGTACAACTAAGCGAGCTATGACCATGATTGGATTAGCTTGGTCAGTATCTTTTATTCTTTGGGCCCCAGCCATCCTTTTCTGGCAGTACATCGTGGGTGAGAGGACAGTCCAGCCCAATGAGTGCTACATCCAGTTCCTGTCCGAGCCCATCATTACATTCTCCACTGCTGTTGCTGCATTCTACTTGCCTGTGACTATCATGTCATTCTTGTTTTGGAAGATTTATCAGGAGACAGAGAAACGGGTTAAAGATATGCAAGGTCTCAAGGCCTCTGGGTCAGGCAACAGCCAAAGCCAGGCTCAGAATCAAGGGA CCATAAGCTCtcaaagctgcagcagctaTGACCTAAATGAGCTAGCTTCAGACAAGGACAGCAAGAAAAATGCCAGCATACCTGGAGGAACAGGAAGCAAGGCGAGGTGTGCGGCATCCTGCTTTCGGTTTTCATTACTTCTGTCAGGTCGCAATGCATCAAAGAGGTCCGTCAACAGCACAATAGCTATTGTTGGGGAAACTGAGCAGAGCAGCTGTGACAGTCTTAACAACAATCAAGATGGAGCCCAGTCAGGTTCAGAGGACGAAAGTGACGGTGCAGACCCAACAAGGCCGCGAACAG ATGCAAAGAAATCTCGAAGagtgaaaaacaaagataaacagTCGtcgaaaaaaagtcaaaaggggTTACAATCAAACCCGGCCAACTCATCACCCGCCGACCAATCTACTGCAGCCATCACTATCAAAGATGCAACTATGGCTAAGCGCTTTGCTTCTAAGGCCAAGACAGAGGTTAACAAGCgcaagaatgaaaaaaaggcaaatgagAAGAAAGCAGCTCGGACACTCAGTGCCATCCTCTTCGTCTTCATCACAACATGGCTACCATATAATATCATGGTTTTGGTCAACACTTTCTGTCAGGACTGTATTCCAGAGACTCTTTGGGCGCTGGGTTACTGGCTATGTTATGTCAACAGCACGATCAACCCCATCTGCTATGCCCTTTGCAACAAGACCTTCCGAACCACTTTCAGGGATATTCTTATGTGCCAGTGgaatcaaaagaaaaaccagCCTAACTTTCCTCAGAGGAAGGCTGTGGCTTTTAAGAAAAAAGACCCAATTTAG